In Lemur catta isolate mLemCat1 chromosome 5, mLemCat1.pri, whole genome shotgun sequence, the genomic stretch CGGGCGCTGGAGAGCGTAGCGCCACCCTTTCCGCAGCTCGGCATCCAAGGCCTGACTCCAGTGTGTCCCCGCTCATTCAGGATAGGGCTCATACTTAGTGCTGTTACTACATCAAGCCCCCCCTCCTCACTCCAGTGTTCTGCCCTCAATGCGTCTCTACCACTGTTCCACGGATAGTAATGGTAGTGAGTTCCTGGAGTGAGTGAAGCTGAGCTGAATGACCGTGGAGAAGCTCCGAAATCAGAGATTGGATTGTCCTTCCTGTCGATGTCACATTGTCCACATTTGTACAAGTTCCTATACGACCTTCACTGTATTGCAAATATATTTCCAATCTGCCTACTACATCTCTCCATCACTGTCACCAGCTTCCACTTAGCCACCGTCATTTGTCTGGACTGATGCAGTTCTGCCCACTCCACTCTTGTCCTTCAGCAGTCTATTCTCCACAAAGCAGCCAGATTGATCTTTTTACACTGTAAGTCTGATGGGTCActtcctgcttaaaaccctccaggGTCTCattcacttagaataaaattcagacTTATTAGCTTGATTAAGACTTTGTCTGGTTTGGCTCTTGCTTCATTCTCTTTCCAGGTATTCTCTCAATATGGGTTCTCAGAACAAGCTATATAGCATTCCCTAATGTTTGGAGCCCTGGCTGTGTTGTGAGCctccctgggtttgaatcccaaccCTGCCACAAATAAGTTGTATTAAGCCTGTAAGGTGCTTAACAAATCATGTTTTTGCAGTAGATCCTTCCATCTCAGTAAATAGCACCACCATGCACTGGATTGCTCAGCACTCAAACTAGAAATCTGGGTGTTAGCCTTGATTCTTCCTTCAACTCACATTCCCATCCATCACCAAGACTTTCCAAAACATAGGCCCAAACTAACTACTTCTTGCCATCTCCTCTATTACTGCTCAAATCCAAGCCACCATTATCTCTTGTCTGGGCTCCCACTTTTTCTGTGATACTCTTCAGTTGTTTACACAGCAGTCATCTCCTTCTctttgcttaaaatccttcagtagCTTCCTGTTGCACCCAAATAACATCCAAACTACATATGGCCTACTAGGCTAGCCTGCTTTTGTCTTCAGATACAGTGCTACTGCTTAGGAAAATGGATTTTCCCCATTAGGTTCTCCACCCTGCAACCAAAGGCCTCTTTTTAAAGTGTAAGTCTGATCATGTcattccaaaaaaaaacaaaaaacctccaaaGGCTTCTTAATGCCCCAGGATCAAGCTAGAATCCTAACGAGGACTTTCTGTGATTTGGTCCTTGCTTTCCTCTCCAATGACTTACTTTTTCCTTaccatgacattttattttctatagtacTTCATTACCTTTGATAGTACATATCTCCTTACATCTCATGAAttcctatttgtttattctttgatAGGAGTAACCCCATTTGATTAGTCACACTTCTGTGTCCCCATAGTACCTCTGTTATAGTGCTTCACACACCCTAGTGTTTGTCTTCCCTGTTAAGTTCCTCAATAGTGGGCACTATGCTCCATTCATCTCTGTATAGCTGGCATCAAGCACAGTGCTTGAAACATACAGGATGCCATGAATGAATAGACAGATATGTGGAGGTAGTGGTAAAAATCTGCCCTTGAAAATGGACAGCATAAGTTCACAGCAGCTTTCTGGTCCCTTGAGGACTCTCATGATAAAATGCCTAAGAAGGCAATTACCAAAACTGCTACTGCTGAATCATGCTTTGTTTAACTAGTCTTGGGGGGGGGCAGGcgggttgtttgtttatttgaaattcttaatcCCTCTAGACAGGACAGACCACAACACTCTCCAAATACTTTATCCCTGTTTAACTCACTTATGTTACCATCCTGGCACATAAAGGCATTTGAGTTTGGAACACCTATCTAGGGTCCAGCATTTTCATTTGGAAGGGACCTTAGGGATCATGGTTTACAACCATGGACATACCAGAATCACTCTGAgagcttttcaaaaatatgttttcctggtcgggcacggtggctcacgcctataatcctagcaatctgggaggctgaggtgggaggatccctcgaggtcaggagttcgagaccagcctgagcaagagcaagaccccgtctctactaaaaatagaaagaaatgacctggacagctaaaaaaaaaaaatatatatatatatagaaaaaaattagctgggcatggtggtacatgcctgtagtcccagctactcgggaagctgaggcagagggattgcttgagcccaggagtttgaggttgctgtgagctaggctgatgccacggcactctagcccgggcaacagagtgagactctgtctcaaaataaataaataaaaatatattttccttatagaGAGTCTCATTCAGTCATCCTAAGTTGGGCCTGCATGTCAGACTCTGATATGCCCTCCCTGGTTGAGTCTAACCCCTTcgttttaaaatgagaaaacaggcccagagagggactaTACCTTCCCATCACTCCAGCCATCATGTCTCACCCAAATTATCAACAACAACATACTAATATTGGTCTCTTTGCCTCTTTGATTCATTTTCCACCAAACAGCTAtagtgatccttttaaaaatgcGAAACAGAGTATGACCCTCCCTTGCCCAAAAACATTCAGTGGATTTCTGTTGCactcaaaataaaataccaaCTCTTTCCTGTAGCACCTTTGGATGGTCTAGCTCTCCACCTTTGTCATTAACACTTGGAGTCATGCAGATATTTCAGTTCCCTAAATACCTCAAGCTCTTTTCTACATTTTAGATTTTGCTGATGCTATGTCCTTTGCTGGACTGCCCTTTCCCCCTATACTTCATGGAATCTCAGCTTAAATGCTATCTTCTTAGGCCATTCCTGGCTACTTTTTGTAAATAGAACTTCCCCTTTTATTCCCTAttatagtctttatttcttttataggaCATAGCATATTCCATAATTATCTGTGTGTTTACTTATTATCTCCCCCACCACACTTTATATTTCATAAGAGTAGGGACCTTGACTTTGTGGTCCATTATTGTATCTTTACCACTTGGCTACTGTAAATGAATGTATGGCTACCACAAACATCTTCCCACAATGAAAATCTTTCCAAGCCAGATGGTGGTAGAGCTTTGAAGATCTCATTTTGGTGGAATTTCAAGCAGGACCATGACTGGCAGAAAAAGCACTAATCTAAGTCCAGAAATTTAAGCTGTATGAACCTGGGTTGGCTCCTTCCAGGGGCCTTAGTTTCTGTATCCATAAAACAGATAATAACTCCTTGAATTTATATAGTGCATTGCTATTTGCAAAGCTCCTTTACCACCTTTTATTTCAATCTATTCTCATAGCAGGCAGAGCAGACATTGTTATTCCATATTTAAGGAGACTCAGAAAGTTTAAGTGAACTAGATTATCTATATGATCCCTTCTTATAGATACAGAATGCTTCAGATATTCTGAGTCTTCCTAAGTAGTCTCTACAAAAAGTCAGTAGTATGAATCCTGTCTCCTTTTGACTTTGACCTTATGTTATCATTTCCAATAGGATTTTTAAACATCTGAACCCATCTTTTAGGGGGAATCCATTATCTTTGGTTCCTGATAggtattccattttgttttctcagttttctacACTTGTGGCAAAACAAGCTGAGAGGAGGAACAGAGACAGCCCTGTTAGTTGTGGCCCAGCACTCCTTCCCTGGAAATGGCAAACAAGGGCAACAAGAAACGTCGGCAGTTCTCCctggaggagaaaatgaaagttgTGGAAGCTGTAGACTCAGGCAAGAGGAAAGGTGACGTAGCAAAAGAGTTCGGTATCACTCCTTCCACTTTGTCTACATTCTTAAAGGATCGTGCCAAATTTGAAGAAAAGGTCCGGGAGGCATCTGTGGGACCCCAGCGGAAAAGGATGAGGAATGCTCTCTATGATGACATTGATAAGGCTGTTTTTGCTTGGTTTCAAGAAATCCATGCCAAAAACATTCTAGTGACTGGTTCTGTCATTCGGAAGAAAGCACTAAACTTGGCCAATATGCTTGGCTATGACAATTTTCAAGCAAGTGTGGGCTGGTTGAACAGATTTAGAGATCGCCACGGAATTGCTTTGAAAGCAGTCTGCAAAGAGGATAGTGACAGGTTAATGAATGGTCTAGGAATAGATAAGGTTAATGAGTGGCATGCAGGGGAAATTATAAAACTGATTGCTGACTACAGCCCAGATGATATCTTTAATGCTGATGAGACAGGAGTGTTTTTCCAATTGCTTCCCCAGCACACACTTGCTGCTAAAGGGGACCATTGtagagaagggaagagagcaAAGCAGCGGTTGACAGCACTCTTTTGTTGCAATGCTTCAGGGACTGAAAAAATGAGACCATTGATTGTTGGTAGGTCAGCCAGCCCACGCTGCCTCAAGAACGTCCATTCCCTCCCTTGTGATTACCGAGCCAACCAGTGGGCATGGATGACGAGGGATCTGTTTAATGAGTGGCTGATGCAAGTGGATGCCAGGATGAAGCAGGCAGAACGCCGGATCCTCCTGCTCATCGACAACTGCTCTGCTCACAACATGCTTCCACGCTTGGAAAGGATTCAGGTGGGATATCTGCCCTCAAACTGTACCGCTGTCCTGCAGCCACTAAATCTTGGGATAATTCACACCATAAAAGTGCTATACAGGAGTCACCTTCTAAAACAAATCCTCCTCAAGATCAACAGTAGTGAGGATCAAGAAAAGGTAGACATCAAGCAGGCCATTGACATGATTGCTGCAGCTTGGTGGTCAGTCGAGCAGTCCACAGTGGTGAGATGTTGGCAGAAGGCAGGCATCATCCCTATGGAATTCACAGACTCTGATGAAGAAATAGCAGCCAGTGAACCAGACACTGCCCTCGAAAAGTTGTGGCACACAGTGGCCATTGCCACCTGTGTCCCAAATGAAGTAAATTTCCAGGACTTCGTCACTGCAGATGATGATCTCATCATCTCCCAGGAGCTGACGGAGACAGAGATCATCCAGGATATGGTGGCTGGTGAAAATACTGGTGAAGTTGGAAGTGAAGATGAAGGGGAGGTGTCTTTACCAGAGCAGTCAAAAATCGCCATCACAGAGGCCATCTCAAGTGTACAGAAACTTAGACAGTTCCTTTCCACTTGTGTAGGTGTTCCTGATGCCATTTTTGGACAGCTAAATGGCATAgatgaatatttaatgaaaagagTGACACAAACTCTTATTGATTCCAAAATTACAGATTTCCTCCAAACAAAATAATGCAGGAATTAACTGccatttttactttagaaaatgtaGTTTATAAGAATAAAGATTACTTTAGATAGGATATTGAATTAATTTAAGTAAAGCAATATTATTATGACAACATTCCAGTACTCTGAAATAACTAGGAAATTTCATTGAGTGGAACTTGACTAATATCTATgttctctcactctcttttttaagagacaggggtctcttgctctgttgcccaggccggtctcaaactttGCCTgaggcaatcttcctgcctcagcttccggaGTATCTGAGGTTATAGGCACACGCCACTGAGCCCAGCTACCATGTTCTCTTTTGATTAACccaatggttttcaaacttgcCCGTGCACTAGGATCACTTGTGAAAAATTCCAAAGCCAAGGCCATATCCCACACCAATTAAATGACAATCTCTGGTGATGGGTCATAGTCATTAGTTTggaagctccccaggtgattccacgTGCGGGCAAGCTTGGAAACTATTGGATCGACCACAGGAAAATCAAGTACACTATGGACCCGGATCCAGCTTCTTCTCAATACGTCTAGTTAAGTAGTTCCAAACTTTAGCtcacatcagaatcacttggaaggcttgttaaaacctGGATCCCATCCCCGGAGTTTCAGATTCAGTAGGTGTCAGGCAGAatccaagaatttgcatttctaacatgttcccagctgaggtgaTACAGATGCAATCCACGGgtccacactttgaaaaccactggtctagcTGAATTTTCTAGCACCTTTTTCTTCATCTAGCCATCCAAATACTCCTCATCactaattgttaaaaaaaaggtggggggggggaggtgagGATCATCTTTTCTGTTGATTTGCCCGAAGcacaagatttttatttattttttttgagatagggtcttgctatgtcatccaggttggagtacagtggctactGATAGGCAGGATCAgagctcacggcagcctcaaactcctggcctcaaaggatcctcctgcctcagcttgccgagtagatgggactacaaaGCATGATTCTATTGACACTAGGTGTTTTTGTTTGGtactttgttttttaagctaAAAGAAGTTAATATTATCCCCTCTTGGTCTGTTCTCATCAGACCCTCTGTGGCTTCTCCCTACCTCTTGGGTCACTCCAACCCCACCTGAGTGGCAACTCTACTTCTGCCCCAGTTGACTAATCCTCTCTGTACGCCAACATACTAGGATGGAGCACTCACCTCAGTCGTGTTGTCATGAGGATAAAATGTACACCTGGCACAGACTATGTTCTATGAATGCTATCTATTGTCATTGCTATCCATCCTTTTTTGGAACTTAAACCAGTACCATCTAGAGTCAGGAACCTGCCTTACTAACCCTTTATTTCACTAACAGATCTCGAGGTTCAGCATTCCAGAGCCACCAGCctcatcaataaatgttagctcaaGGAGTTTTCTTTGCCCTGTTTCCAAGAAGGGCTCATTCCAAAGGAAGGAAGCTGAGATTTACTGATTGCCTATTATATGTCAAGCACTGTCTGCttatcatttaatctttctaGGAAGTTAtaatagaaaaacacaaacagGCTCAGATAATTTAATTCCAAGGTTGCAGATCTATTAAACGCTGTTTGTGCTACGTGAAGCCATGGTTCTTTAAAGTGAAATGTGGTAGCATATTCTGGCCACCAGAGGGCACAGGGGGACTACATAGGGAGACAGTTTAGCCAGCTAAAACCTTTGGAGCAGTCCCTTGTAATTTTTCTGATGTGGTAGAGATTGACAGGGaagacaaggaaagaaggaaaagatataGGATGTGGGACTTGTTCAAACAACTAACCTAAAAATAACTTGATCTGAAACTAAAAAACTTAAGCAGTGGTGCTAAGTGAAGAAAGAAGAGGCCAAGGACACAGCATGGAAAGGGCAAGGTGGCTGAAGGAGATGCTAGAGAGTGACTGTGTGAGTGTACCTCACAGGGTTCTGGGTCCGAAGTCTTGTTCGCACAGGATGGTCAAACTGGAAGGGCCCTTTGTCTGTTCAGTCCAACTCCTTCACTccgtggggtgggggcagaataCGCAGGGTTACTGCAAGAGAACTGTCCTTACCTGTACCCACACTCTCACTTCTTCCCATGCTGAGACAGGCATAAAGGGGAGGACATTCCAGGAGAGGCTTCATGGCTGGTACGAGGAGAGGGTAGTGCCACAGTTATTCCTACAAAGTCTTGTACTGCAGTTAGGAATTCCACTCCCAGTTCTCTCGCAGTCATCATAAGGTGTTAGCTGCTATTTACTGATAGGAAAAAATGTGGCCCAAAGGTCACTTGCCCTAATTCAGAGTTAGGCCAGTGGTAAAACATGAGCCAGAACCGAGTTTTCTGATTCTAATATGGTACAGAATAGGAGCCACGCAATGTGAGAACTGGATGGGTCCTCAACAATCTAGTCGTCCCCTCATCACTGAGGGAAAAAGACTGAGTCCCTGAAAGATTAACTGACTCACTTAAGaccacaaagcaaaaagaaaagaattggatTTCTTAATGCCTTATGTCTTTGAGGATAGATCCCTTTgttatatttgggaaaaattaatGACTGAATCACTCTCCCAGTGTAAAGAGAGGATATTTTAAAACTCACTAGTACCTAGATACATTTTAGTCAGAAGTGCCCTTGCACTTAAATAATGTAGATacagagtaatatttttattagagtaACAATTTATTAGCAGACAAAAGAAATGACACCTCTAGATCTCAACATACATATAGGATCTTATATAATAAACAGCACAAACGTATCATTCCAGAAAAGGATCTGCTATTAACCAACTCCCTCTTCCCTCCAATAGGTTGCAATCCATCCATAACTCATCCTCACTCGTAAGAGGGTTAAGCAATGATTTACATGAAATAACATCAAGGCActtgctttaattaaaaaatatagtataaaacaTGTTCCTAAAAGTCATCAgacttgaataatttttaaaaaggcaatataCTTTTTTGGTGAATAGACAAGACTGAGAATCTAAATTCATTCACTTGTCACCCTGATATTGTCTTGATTTGTATACAAAGTTGCAAAGGAGACCCCAAAACAAGGTAACATGTTATATAGATCAGTATGTTCACAAGCATTCATTTCTGA encodes the following:
- the TIGD6 gene encoding tigger transposable element-derived protein 6, which translates into the protein MANKGNKKRRQFSLEEKMKVVEAVDSGKRKGDVAKEFGITPSTLSTFLKDRAKFEEKVREASVGPQRKRMRNALYDDIDKAVFAWFQEIHAKNILVTGSVIRKKALNLANMLGYDNFQASVGWLNRFRDRHGIALKAVCKEDSDRLMNGLGIDKVNEWHAGEIIKLIADYSPDDIFNADETGVFFQLLPQHTLAAKGDHCREGKRAKQRLTALFCCNASGTEKMRPLIVGRSASPRCLKNVHSLPCDYRANQWAWMTRDLFNEWLMQVDARMKQAERRILLLIDNCSAHNMLPRLERIQVGYLPSNCTAVLQPLNLGIIHTIKVLYRSHLLKQILLKINSSEDQEKVDIKQAIDMIAAAWWSVEQSTVVRCWQKAGIIPMEFTDSDEEIAASEPDTALEKLWHTVAIATCVPNEVNFQDFVTADDDLIISQELTETEIIQDMVAGENTGEVGSEDEGEVSLPEQSKIAITEAISSVQKLRQFLSTCVGVPDAIFGQLNGIDEYLMKRVTQTLIDSKITDFLQTK